One window of the Nitrospiraceae bacterium genome contains the following:
- a CDS encoding alpha-amylase: MKASSAHPLIYQVNTRVWLTDLSKTLGRSATLDDIPDADLNRLVRMGFDWVWFLSVWQTGPAGQRVSRTNQEWRREFEETLPDLREEDIAGSGFAITGYTVHPDLGGDAALARLRERLRKRGVKLLLDFVPNHMAPDHPWVEKHPEYFIQGNETDLANSPQNYCRLKTSQGSVVLAYGRDPYFPGWPDTLQLNYGNPATQDAMIGELLRIAGQCDGVRCDMAMLVLPDVFERTWGLQAELFWPKATQQVRQQSPGFCFMAEVYWDREWTLQQQGFDYTYDKRLYDRLREGHARPVRDHLRADPDYQNKMVRFLENHDEPRAATTFASGVHEAAAIITFLSTGLRFFHQGQFEGRKKRISPHLVRAPQEPTDEPLQKFYDRLLAVLRQRVVRDGQWRLLNAVPAWDGNGTWDAFLIFAWQRSDEKRLLVTVNYAATQSQCYVPLPLPDLTGKKVRLKDQMGDACYERDGDELLSQGLYLDLPGWGYHVFELI; this comes from the coding sequence ACTGATCTGTCAAAAACGCTCGGTCGGTCTGCCACCCTGGACGATATTCCGGACGCCGATTTGAATCGCCTGGTGAGGATGGGCTTCGACTGGGTCTGGTTTCTGAGCGTCTGGCAAACCGGGCCGGCCGGTCAACGGGTGTCGCGCACCAATCAGGAGTGGCGCAGGGAGTTCGAGGAGACACTGCCCGATCTGCGAGAGGAAGATATCGCAGGGTCAGGGTTTGCCATCACCGGCTACACAGTGCACCCCGATCTGGGAGGTGATGCGGCGCTGGCGCGATTGCGCGAACGGTTGCGCAAGCGTGGGGTAAAACTCTTGCTCGATTTTGTTCCCAACCACATGGCCCCGGATCATCCCTGGGTCGAGAAGCACCCGGAGTATTTCATCCAGGGTAACGAGACGGATCTCGCAAATTCACCTCAAAACTACTGTCGGCTCAAAACCTCTCAGGGGTCTGTAGTGCTTGCGTATGGACGCGATCCCTATTTCCCCGGCTGGCCGGATACCTTGCAGCTCAACTACGGCAATCCCGCGACACAGGACGCGATGATCGGAGAGTTGCTGAGGATCGCCGGGCAATGTGACGGCGTGCGGTGTGACATGGCCATGCTCGTTTTGCCCGATGTCTTCGAACGGACTTGGGGTCTCCAAGCGGAGCTGTTCTGGCCGAAGGCCACACAACAGGTGCGCCAACAATCTCCCGGCTTCTGTTTCATGGCGGAGGTCTATTGGGATCGCGAATGGACCCTGCAGCAACAGGGCTTCGACTACACCTACGACAAACGGCTATATGATCGTCTCCGGGAAGGGCATGCCAGGCCGGTGCGCGACCATTTACGCGCCGATCCCGACTACCAGAACAAGATGGTCCGATTCCTGGAAAACCATGACGAGCCCAGGGCCGCCACCACCTTCGCCTCAGGCGTGCATGAGGCCGCAGCCATCATCACGTTCCTGTCCACAGGCCTGCGTTTCTTCCATCAAGGGCAGTTCGAAGGCAGAAAGAAGCGTATCTCGCCGCATCTGGTTCGTGCGCCACAGGAACCCACCGACGAACCGCTGCAAAAATTCTATGATCGTCTCCTTGCGGTGCTCCGGCAGCGCGTCGTACGGGACGGCCAGTGGCGCTTGCTCAATGCTGTGCCGGCGTGGGATGGGAACGGGACGTGGGATGCCTTCTTGATCTTTGCCTGGCAACGATCCGACGAGAAACGGCTATTGGTGACGGTGAATTATGCGGCCACACAGAGCCAGTGTTATGTCCCTCTCCCGCTACCAGATTTGACGGGTAAAAAGGTACGTCTCAAGGATCAGATGGGTGACGCGTGTTACGAGCGCGATGGCGACGAACTCCTTTCACAAGGCCTTTATCTCGATTTACCGGGATGGGGCTATCACGTCTTCGAACTAATCTGA